A part of Saccharomonospora amisosensis genomic DNA contains:
- a CDS encoding aerobic carbon-monoxide dehydrogenase large subunit, which translates to MTATEERPTPMGYGPMNRKEDARFVRGHGTYVDDIVLPGMLHGAVLRSPYAHARILSVDTSAAQAHPKVRAVITGETLAGLNLAWMPTLSHDVQAVLATDKVRFQGQEVAFVIADDRYSARDALELIDVDYEPLPPVVDARKALDADAPVIRDDLEGRTDNHIFDWETGDKTATDDVFGRAEVVAAQDMLYPRVHPAPMETCGAVADLDKITGKLTMYTTTQAPHAHRTVYAMVAGLPEHKIRIISPDIGGGFGNKVGIYPGYVCAIVGSIVTGKPVKWMEDRSENLMSTSFARDYHMRGEIAATREGKILGLRVKVIADHGAFNGTAQPTKFPAGFFGVFTGSYDLEAAHCEVTGVYTNKAPGGVAYACSFRITEAVYLVERLVDVLAYDLGVDPAELRMRNLLRPEQFPYESKTGWEYDSGDYPKALRLALEQVGYEELRAEQAAKRERGELMGIGVSFFTEAVGAGPRKHMDILGLGMADGAELRVHPTGKAVLRLSCQTQGQGHETTFAQIVAEELGISPDDIDVVHGDTDQTPFGLGTYGSRSTPVSGAATAVAARRVRERAKIVASAMLEVSPDDLEWEKGRWFVKGDPSASKTISEIALAAHADLELPEGVEGHLDAACVYNPPNLTYPFGAYVCVVDVDAETGQVKVRKFVAVDDCGVRINPIIVEGQVHGGLADGVGMALMQVMAFDEDGNHLGGSFMDYLLPTSMECPSWELGETVTPSPHHPIGAKGIGESATVGSPAAVVNAVVDALRPHGVRHADMPLTPAAVWRATQGDPIRTDLAIT; encoded by the coding sequence ATGACCGCCACCGAGGAACGGCCCACCCCGATGGGCTACGGCCCGATGAACCGCAAGGAGGATGCGCGCTTCGTCCGTGGCCACGGCACCTACGTCGACGACATCGTGCTGCCGGGAATGCTGCACGGCGCCGTGCTGCGCAGCCCCTACGCGCACGCGCGCATCCTGTCCGTCGACACCAGCGCCGCGCAGGCCCACCCCAAGGTCCGCGCCGTTATCACCGGCGAGACCCTTGCCGGGCTGAACCTCGCCTGGATGCCGACGCTCTCGCACGACGTGCAGGCCGTGCTGGCCACCGACAAGGTGCGCTTCCAGGGCCAGGAAGTCGCCTTCGTGATCGCCGATGACCGCTACTCCGCGCGCGACGCACTGGAACTCATCGACGTGGACTACGAGCCGCTCCCGCCCGTCGTGGACGCGCGCAAGGCGCTGGACGCCGACGCGCCGGTGATCCGCGACGACCTGGAGGGCAGGACGGACAACCACATCTTCGACTGGGAGACCGGCGACAAGACGGCGACCGACGACGTGTTCGGCAGGGCGGAGGTCGTCGCCGCACAGGACATGCTCTACCCGCGCGTGCACCCGGCACCGATGGAGACGTGTGGCGCGGTGGCCGACCTCGACAAGATCACCGGCAAGCTCACGATGTACACCACGACGCAGGCGCCGCACGCGCACCGCACGGTGTACGCGATGGTCGCGGGGCTGCCGGAGCACAAGATCCGGATCATCTCGCCCGACATCGGCGGCGGGTTCGGCAACAAGGTCGGCATCTATCCCGGCTATGTCTGCGCCATCGTCGGCTCGATCGTCACCGGCAAGCCGGTGAAGTGGATGGAGGACCGCTCGGAGAACCTGATGAGCACCTCCTTCGCCCGCGACTACCACATGCGTGGCGAGATCGCGGCCACGCGGGAGGGCAAGATCCTGGGTCTGCGGGTGAAGGTGATCGCCGACCACGGCGCCTTCAACGGCACCGCACAGCCGACGAAGTTCCCCGCCGGGTTCTTCGGTGTCTTCACCGGGTCCTACGACCTGGAGGCGGCGCACTGCGAAGTCACCGGCGTCTATACCAACAAGGCCCCTGGCGGGGTGGCCTACGCGTGTTCGTTCCGCATCACCGAGGCCGTGTACCTCGTCGAGCGGCTGGTCGACGTGCTCGCCTACGACCTCGGGGTCGATCCCGCCGAATTGCGGATGCGAAACCTGTTGCGGCCCGAGCAGTTCCCCTACGAGAGCAAGACGGGCTGGGAGTACGACTCCGGCGACTACCCGAAGGCGTTGCGGCTGGCGCTGGAGCAGGTGGGTTACGAGGAGTTGCGTGCCGAGCAGGCCGCCAAGCGCGAACGTGGCGAGCTGATGGGCATCGGCGTCAGCTTCTTCACCGAGGCGGTCGGTGCGGGGCCACGCAAGCACATGGACATCCTCGGCCTCGGGATGGCCGACGGGGCCGAGTTGCGCGTGCACCCCACCGGCAAGGCGGTGCTGCGGCTTTCGTGCCAGACGCAGGGGCAGGGTCACGAGACCACGTTCGCGCAGATCGTGGCTGAGGAACTGGGCATCTCCCCCGACGACATCGACGTCGTGCACGGCGACACCGACCAGACGCCGTTCGGGCTGGGCACCTACGGTTCGCGTTCGACCCCGGTCTCCGGTGCCGCGACCGCGGTGGCCGCGCGCAGGGTGCGGGAACGAGCCAAGATCGTGGCTTCCGCGATGCTGGAGGTGAGCCCGGACGACCTGGAATGGGAAAAGGGACGTTGGTTCGTCAAGGGCGATCCCTCGGCGAGCAAGACGATCTCCGAGATCGCACTGGCCGCGCACGCCGACCTGGAGCTGCCCGAAGGCGTGGAAGGCCATCTCGACGCGGCGTGCGTGTACAACCCGCCGAACCTGACCTACCCGTTCGGCGCATACGTGTGCGTGGTCGACGTGGACGCCGAGACGGGCCAGGTGAAGGTGCGCAAGTTCGTGGCCGTGGACGACTGCGGGGTGCGGATCAACCCGATCATCGTCGAGGGGCAGGTGCACGGCGGGCTGGCCGATGGCGTCGGCATGGCGCTGATGCAGGTGATGGCCTTCGACGAGGACGGCAACCACCTCGGCGGATCGTTCATGGACTACCTGCTGCCCACCTCCATGGAGTGCCCCTCGTGGGAGCTGGGGGAGACGGTGACTCCCTCGCCGCACCACCCGATCGGCGCGAAGGGAATCGGGGAGTCCGCGACGGTGGGCTCGCCCGCGGCCGTGGTGAACGCGGTTGTGGACGCGCTACGGCCCCACGGTGTGCGGCACGCCGACATGCCGCTGACACCCGCCGCCGTGTGGCGCGCGACGCAAGGTGACCCGATACGGACCGACCTGGCGATCACATGA
- a CDS encoding bifunctional methylenetetrahydrofolate dehydrogenase/methenyltetrahydrofolate cyclohydrolase: MTATILDGRATKDAIFSELAPRVAALAEQGITPGLATVLVGDDPGSHAYVRMKHSDSAKVGVNSIRRELPADISQAKLEAVLDELNADPACTGYIVQLPLPKQLDAGAILERIDPEKDADGLAPVSLGRLVLGKPGPLPCTPLGIVELLRRYEVPLDGARVAVIGRGITVGRTLGLLLTRRTENATVTLCHTGTRDLAAEVRRSDIVVAAAGSPGLVTPDMVKPGAAVLDVGVSRVDGKLAGDVAPGVEEVAGHLAPNPGGVGPMTRAMLISNVVEAAERAAAR, encoded by the coding sequence GTGACGGCGACGATTCTCGACGGCAGGGCCACCAAGGACGCCATCTTTTCCGAACTCGCGCCCAGGGTGGCCGCGCTCGCCGAGCAGGGCATCACGCCCGGTCTCGCAACGGTGCTGGTCGGGGACGACCCGGGTTCGCATGCCTACGTGCGCATGAAGCACTCCGACAGCGCCAAGGTCGGGGTGAACTCCATCCGCAGGGAGCTGCCCGCCGACATTTCCCAGGCCAAACTGGAGGCGGTACTCGACGAGTTGAACGCCGACCCGGCCTGCACCGGCTACATCGTTCAGTTGCCGTTGCCCAAGCAGTTGGACGCAGGCGCGATCCTGGAACGCATCGACCCCGAAAAGGACGCCGACGGGCTAGCCCCGGTGAGTCTTGGCAGGCTGGTGCTCGGCAAACCCGGCCCGCTGCCGTGCACACCGCTGGGCATCGTCGAGTTGTTGCGTCGCTACGAAGTGCCTCTCGACGGGGCCCGGGTCGCGGTGATCGGCAGGGGCATCACCGTGGGCAGGACACTCGGGCTGTTGCTCACCCGCCGCACCGAGAACGCCACGGTGACGCTTTGCCACACCGGCACCCGCGATCTCGCGGCCGAGGTCAGGCGAAGCGACATCGTGGTCGCGGCGGCGGGCTCACCCGGCCTGGTCACTCCGGACATGGTCAAACCAGGCGCCGCGGTGCTCGATGTCGGCGTTTCGAGAGTGGACGGCAAGCTCGCCGGCGATGTCGCGCCGGGAGTGGAAGAGGTCGCGGGTCACCTCGCACCGAACCCGGGCGGTGTCGGCCCGATGACAAGGGCGATGCTCATCTCGAACGTCGTCGAAGCCGCTGAGCGGGCGGCGGCGCGGTGA
- a CDS encoding NADP-dependent isocitrate dehydrogenase, giving the protein MAKIKVEGTVVELDGDEMTRIIWQFIKEKLIHPYLDINLEYYDLGIEERDRTDDQITVEAANAIAKHGVGVKCATITPDEARVEEFGLKKMWRSPNGTIRNILGGVVFREPIIISNIPRLVPGWTKPIIIGRHAHADQYKATDFKVPGPGTVTITYTPEDGSEPMELEVAKFPEGGGVAMGMYNYRRSIEDFARASLRYGLDRGMPVYMSTKNTILKAYDGMFKDIFAEIFETEFKADFDAKGLTYEHRLIDDMVAASLKWEGGYVWACKNYDGDVQSDTVAQGFGSLGLMTSVLRTPDGRTVEAEAAHGTVTRHYRQHQQGKPTSTNPIASIFAWTRGLEHRGKLDGNSELVGFANKLEQVVVETVESGKMTKDLAQLIGKDTPYQTTEEFLATLDRNLAAKIAKA; this is encoded by the coding sequence ATGGCCAAGATCAAGGTCGAGGGCACCGTCGTCGAGCTCGACGGCGATGAGATGACCCGCATTATCTGGCAGTTCATCAAAGAGAAGCTGATCCATCCCTACCTCGACATCAACCTCGAGTACTACGACCTCGGCATCGAGGAGCGCGACCGCACCGACGACCAGATCACCGTCGAGGCGGCGAACGCGATCGCCAAGCACGGCGTCGGGGTCAAGTGCGCCACCATCACACCGGACGAGGCGCGGGTCGAGGAGTTCGGCCTGAAGAAGATGTGGCGTAGCCCCAACGGCACCATCCGCAACATCCTCGGCGGCGTCGTATTCCGAGAGCCGATCATCATCTCCAACATTCCCAGGCTGGTACCCGGCTGGACCAAGCCGATCATCATCGGCCGCCACGCCCACGCCGACCAGTACAAGGCCACCGACTTCAAGGTTCCGGGGCCGGGCACGGTCACGATCACCTACACGCCCGAGGACGGCTCCGAACCCATGGAGCTGGAAGTCGCGAAGTTCCCCGAGGGCGGTGGCGTCGCCATGGGGATGTACAACTACCGCCGTTCCATCGAGGATTTCGCGCGCGCTTCGCTGCGGTACGGGCTCGACAGGGGCATGCCCGTTTACATGTCGACGAAGAACACGATCCTCAAGGCGTACGACGGCATGTTCAAGGACATCTTCGCCGAGATCTTCGAAACCGAGTTCAAGGCCGACTTCGACGCTAAGGGCCTGACCTACGAGCACCGGCTCATCGACGACATGGTGGCCGCCTCGCTGAAGTGGGAGGGCGGCTACGTCTGGGCCTGCAAGAACTACGACGGTGACGTGCAGTCCGACACCGTCGCCCAGGGCTTCGGCTCTCTCGGGTTGATGACTTCCGTGCTGCGCACCCCCGACGGCAGGACCGTGGAGGCCGAGGCCGCGCACGGCACCGTGACCCGTCACTACCGGCAGCACCAGCAGGGCAAGCCGACCTCCACCAACCCGATCGCGTCGATCTTCGCGTGGACCAGGGGCCTGGAGCACCGGGGCAAGTTGGACGGCAACTCCGAGCTGGTCGGATTCGCCAACAAGCTGGAACAGGTCGTGGTCGAGACCGTGGAGAGCGGGAAGATGACCAAGGACCTTGCCCAACTCATCGGCAAGGACACCCCGTACCAGACCACCGAGGAATTTCTCGCCACGCTGGACCGCAACCTCGCCGCCAAGATCGCGAAGGCCTGA
- a CDS encoding DUF3017 domain-containing protein, with protein MSSAVETGKERRTRRRLLYHLPFALVLALVGLAAARIAMYHWRQGAALIGGALLVAAVLRAALSDEQAGLLTIRSRVVDVLSYAGLGLLILFVALTITGGPLG; from the coding sequence GTGAGCTCGGCCGTGGAGACGGGCAAGGAACGCCGGACTCGTCGGCGCCTGCTGTACCACCTGCCGTTCGCGCTCGTGCTGGCGTTGGTGGGGCTGGCGGCTGCGCGCATCGCGATGTACCACTGGCGGCAGGGCGCGGCGCTCATCGGCGGGGCCTTGCTGGTGGCCGCGGTGTTGCGAGCCGCGCTTTCCGATGAGCAGGCCGGGCTGCTGACCATTCGCAGCCGAGTGGTCGACGTGCTCAGCTACGCCGGTCTCGGATTGCTGATCTTGTTTGTCGCGCTGACCATCACGGGCGGTCCGCTGGGGTGA
- a CDS encoding FAD binding domain-containing protein yields MQVPAQFQYEKATSVEHALELLGRYGSESRLVAGGHSLIPMMKLRLAQPEALIDINDLDELARISVEEDTLVVGAMVRHADLLDSAIAGEHFPIFHDAERMIADPVVRNRGTVGGSLCQADPSEDLSAAFAAVRAEAVIQGPRGRRTTPVREFFTGPYQTVVEPDELLLQLRVPIRSSASAYEKVERRAGDWAVAAVGAALRLEGDQLAEVGIGLTALGAPQFHAPEAEQFLTGGPATPERFAEAGRIAAQHCNPLADQRGPVDYKRHLAATLTARALGKALSRWRGRNHQEA; encoded by the coding sequence ATGCAGGTACCAGCGCAGTTCCAGTACGAGAAGGCAACGAGTGTCGAGCACGCACTGGAGCTGCTCGGCAGGTACGGATCGGAGAGCAGGCTGGTCGCGGGCGGACACAGCCTCATTCCCATGATGAAGCTACGGCTCGCCCAGCCGGAGGCGCTGATCGATATCAACGACCTCGACGAACTGGCGAGGATCAGCGTCGAGGAGGACACACTCGTCGTCGGTGCCATGGTCCGGCACGCCGACCTGCTCGACTCCGCGATCGCGGGCGAGCACTTCCCGATCTTCCACGACGCCGAGCGGATGATCGCCGATCCCGTGGTGCGAAACAGGGGAACCGTCGGTGGGTCGCTGTGCCAGGCCGACCCCTCGGAGGACCTGTCGGCCGCGTTCGCCGCGGTCCGTGCCGAGGCCGTGATCCAGGGACCGCGGGGACGCAGAACCACACCTGTCCGGGAGTTCTTCACCGGCCCCTACCAGACCGTGGTGGAGCCCGACGAACTGCTGCTGCAACTTCGCGTGCCCATCCGCTCCTCCGCCTCCGCCTACGAGAAGGTGGAGCGGCGAGCCGGCGACTGGGCCGTGGCGGCGGTGGGTGCCGCGCTGCGACTGGAGGGCGACCAACTCGCCGAGGTCGGTATCGGGCTGACCGCGTTGGGTGCGCCGCAGTTCCACGCACCCGAGGCCGAGCAGTTCCTCACCGGGGGACCAGCCACGCCGGAGCGCTTCGCCGAGGCAGGCCGGATCGCGGCACAGCACTGCAACCCGCTCGCAGACCAGCGCGGGCCCGTCGACTACAAGCGGCACCTCGCCGCGACGCTCACCGCGCGCGCACTGGGCAAAGCCCTCAGCCGCTGGCGCGGCCGAAACCACCAGGAGGCCTGA
- a CDS encoding LysR family transcriptional regulator, producing the protein MTLGQLSAFVLVARLGSVTDAARALGVSEPAVSQALAALRQQHGDKLLVRTAGGMTLTAGGKRLLPIASRMVALGADAEAAVRQANGVAEPLRVAVTSTIAEFVASPLLEAFGKRTGGGVEVSSGLAKVGEMPVLVANRLADAALGPRLDDAELDSVPVFRCALVVVASPRRPPSGNPAGWQWRVDPSGTDAESAAARLLRGLGVPDTSIEVFTNQTAAWAATASGGGASIAIEHLVAPQLRRHELAVIPTPLTPMPLCWHVTTPARERCSVAAASLRHFLGTPGAMQVMRSPGSGVPPSRFRPPVFVTIWS; encoded by the coding sequence ATGACACTCGGCCAGCTCAGCGCGTTCGTGCTCGTCGCTCGGCTCGGCTCGGTCACCGACGCCGCACGTGCGCTCGGTGTAAGCGAACCCGCCGTGTCGCAGGCGCTGGCGGCACTACGGCAACAGCATGGCGACAAGCTGCTCGTGCGTACCGCGGGTGGTATGACGCTCACGGCGGGCGGCAAGCGGTTGTTGCCGATCGCCTCGCGCATGGTGGCGCTCGGGGCCGACGCCGAGGCCGCGGTCCGGCAGGCCAACGGCGTGGCCGAACCGCTGAGGGTGGCCGTCACCAGCACCATCGCCGAGTTCGTCGCCAGCCCGCTGCTGGAGGCGTTCGGCAAGCGCACCGGCGGTGGCGTCGAGGTGTCCTCCGGGCTTGCGAAAGTGGGCGAGATGCCGGTGTTGGTGGCCAACCGGCTCGCCGACGCCGCGCTGGGTCCACGGCTGGACGATGCCGAGCTTGACAGCGTTCCGGTGTTTCGGTGCGCGTTGGTGGTGGTGGCCTCGCCGAGGCGACCACCTTCGGGCAACCCCGCGGGTTGGCAGTGGCGGGTGGACCCCTCCGGCACCGATGCCGAAAGCGCCGCCGCGCGGTTGCTGCGCGGCCTCGGCGTCCCCGACACCAGCATCGAGGTGTTCACCAACCAGACAGCGGCCTGGGCGGCGACGGCGAGCGGGGGTGGTGCCTCGATCGCGATCGAGCACCTGGTCGCGCCGCAACTTCGGCGTCACGAGCTGGCCGTAATCCCGACTCCGCTGACCCCGATGCCACTGTGCTGGCACGTGACCACGCCCGCACGCGAGCGTTGCTCGGTAGCGGCGGCCTCGCTGCGGCACTTCCTCGGCACGCCCGGCGCGATGCAGGTGATGCGCTCACCCGGTAGCGGGGTACCGCCGTCGCGGTTCCGGCCTCCGGTGTTCGTCACGATCTGGTCCTGA
- a CDS encoding MFS transporter gives MPVALLALAIGAFGIGTTEFVMMGVLPEAAKDFHISIPVAGHLITAYAVGVVVGAPLLTAAAVRMARRTVLMAMMAMFTAGNALFAVAPSHEFGVVFRFLAGLPHGAFFGAGAVVAAKLAGEHRRARAVSLMFLGLTLANVVGVPLGTLLGQQVGWRATFGVVAAIGVVALAAIAKLVPYDGRPADPSLRGELAAFRRPQVWLALAVVTFGLGGGFASLSYVTPMLTGVAGFEPTTVTFLLALAGLGMTTGNIVGGRLADRAPVPSLYGALFALGVVLVLFTFTAHSKLGAAITIFGVGMTAFMVGPMMQSRIMEKAGGAPSMVSAAVQSAFNIANSIGAYLGGMVIAGGLGLVSPNWVGALLAVLGLSLAGVAGTLDRREARPQVQPEPQPQPAAA, from the coding sequence GTGCCTGTAGCGCTGCTCGCGCTCGCGATCGGTGCCTTCGGCATCGGTACGACTGAGTTCGTCATGATGGGAGTGTTGCCGGAGGCGGCAAAGGACTTCCACATCTCGATCCCGGTAGCAGGACACCTGATCACCGCGTACGCCGTGGGCGTGGTGGTCGGGGCCCCACTACTCACCGCGGCGGCCGTGCGCATGGCTCGTAGGACCGTGCTCATGGCCATGATGGCGATGTTCACCGCGGGCAATGCACTGTTCGCGGTCGCGCCGAGCCACGAGTTCGGTGTGGTGTTCCGCTTCCTGGCCGGACTGCCACACGGCGCGTTCTTCGGAGCGGGAGCCGTCGTGGCGGCCAAACTCGCGGGTGAGCACCGCAGGGCCCGTGCCGTCTCGTTGATGTTCCTCGGCCTTACCCTGGCCAACGTCGTCGGCGTGCCACTCGGCACGCTGCTGGGGCAGCAGGTCGGCTGGCGAGCCACCTTCGGCGTGGTGGCCGCGATCGGTGTGGTCGCGCTCGCCGCGATCGCCAAACTCGTGCCGTACGACGGAAGGCCCGCGGACCCGTCGCTGCGCGGTGAACTCGCCGCGTTCCGGCGGCCCCAGGTGTGGCTCGCACTGGCCGTCGTCACGTTCGGACTCGGCGGCGGCTTCGCCAGCCTCAGCTATGTGACCCCGATGCTGACCGGCGTCGCGGGGTTTGAACCGACCACGGTGACGTTCCTGCTCGCACTCGCCGGACTCGGCATGACAACGGGCAACATCGTGGGCGGACGGCTCGCCGACCGGGCACCGGTGCCCAGCCTTTACGGCGCGTTGTTCGCGCTTGGTGTGGTGCTGGTGCTGTTCACCTTCACCGCACACAGCAAACTCGGCGCGGCGATCACGATCTTCGGCGTTGGGATGACCGCCTTCATGGTCGGACCCATGATGCAGTCGCGAATCATGGAGAAGGCCGGTGGCGCGCCTTCGATGGTTTCCGCGGCCGTGCAGTCGGCGTTCAACATCGCCAACTCCATCGGTGCCTACCTCGGCGGGATGGTGATCGCCGGAGGGTTGGGCCTCGTCTCACCGAACTGGGTCGGCGCACTGCTCGCGGTGCTCGGACTGAGCCTCGCCGGCGTCGCGGGCACGCTGGACCGTCGTGAGGCGCGGCCACAGGTCCAGCCGGAGCCACAACCGCAACCTGCGGCGGCATGA
- a CDS encoding DUF1918 domain-containing protein yields MRASVGDRIRVHGRTVGAGERQGEIVEVRGEKGRPPYLVRFSDGHEGLMFPGPDSEVERRPE; encoded by the coding sequence ATGCGAGCATCCGTAGGAGACCGGATTCGTGTGCACGGACGCACTGTCGGTGCAGGTGAGCGACAGGGCGAGATCGTCGAGGTCCGGGGCGAGAAGGGCCGGCCGCCGTACCTGGTGCGGTTCTCCGACGGCCACGAGGGACTGATGTTCCCCGGTCCGGACAGCGAGGTCGAACGACGCCCGGAGTGA
- a CDS encoding (2Fe-2S)-binding protein: MEITVNVNGQSYTRDVEPRMLLVHFLRDELGLTGTHWGCDTSNCGACVAWLDDVPVKSCTALAVMADGHTVRTVEGLERADGLDPVQQGFIECHGLQCGFCTPGMMMTSRWLLDHNPDPSEADIREAISGQLCRCTGYENIVRSVRWAAEHEAAAEGETVTEDTSVEVQA; this comes from the coding sequence ATGGAGATCACGGTCAACGTCAACGGCCAGTCCTACACCCGCGACGTGGAGCCGCGCATGCTGCTGGTGCACTTCCTGCGCGACGAGCTCGGCCTCACGGGCACGCACTGGGGCTGCGACACGTCCAACTGCGGTGCCTGTGTGGCGTGGCTGGACGACGTCCCTGTCAAGTCGTGCACGGCGCTGGCTGTGATGGCCGACGGCCACACGGTGCGGACGGTCGAGGGGCTGGAGCGCGCCGACGGACTCGACCCCGTTCAGCAGGGCTTCATCGAGTGCCACGGATTGCAGTGCGGGTTCTGCACACCCGGGATGATGATGACCTCACGCTGGCTGCTCGACCACAATCCCGATCCGTCCGAAGCGGACATCCGGGAGGCCATTTCCGGGCAGCTGTGCCGCTGCACCGGTTACGAGAACATCGTCCGCTCCGTTCGCTGGGCCGCCGAGCACGAGGCGGCTGCCGAGGGCGAAACGGTCACCGAGGACACGAGCGTGGAGGTGCAGGCATGA
- the asnB gene encoding asparagine synthase (glutamine-hydrolyzing) codes for MCGIVAAVGDFDVNTCRRMLDRISHRGPDDSGEIHRPGVWLGHQRLSIMDVAGGHQPMVDADSTTYLVVNGEIYNHRHIREELGHELFETGSDSEAALHAFVVDGPAGLARLRGMFALAFASEDGGFLAARDPLGVKPLYWVRRDEVTLFASELRAFDVEDRPLVETFPPGHCWSPVGGLVRFADTVPAHVRPARRAEEPGVWERSLVKSVREAVVTAVENRMMSDVGVGVFLSGGLDSAIVAAVAAEYAARHGQPLPTFAVGAPGSSDLAAARTVAEYLQRRHGNIEHHEIAMTPRNAVAALPRAVRAIEHFDPSLVRSAVPNLLLAEYASRRVHAVLTGEGADELFAGYAYYHEEPFTDPDALQAELVRTVGELHHLNLQRCDRASMAFGLEAREPFLDREVVELALSIPPEHKMVRPGVAEKKLLREAFEGWLPEAILSRGKEQFGDGSGAKDVLAEAVRSSPEVAAADGVELRGREEAAFYAIWRAEFAGIRPERTLGRFATT; via the coding sequence GTGTGTGGAATTGTCGCCGCGGTCGGCGACTTCGATGTGAACACCTGTAGACGCATGTTGGACCGGATCTCCCACCGTGGCCCTGACGACTCAGGGGAGATCCACCGGCCGGGTGTCTGGCTCGGTCACCAGCGATTGTCGATCATGGACGTGGCAGGCGGACACCAGCCGATGGTCGATGCCGACTCGACGACATACCTGGTGGTCAACGGCGAGATCTACAACCATCGACACATCAGGGAGGAGTTGGGGCACGAACTGTTCGAGACCGGGTCGGACAGTGAGGCGGCGCTGCACGCCTTCGTCGTGGACGGCCCGGCGGGCCTTGCCAGGCTGCGTGGCATGTTCGCGCTGGCGTTCGCGTCCGAGGACGGTGGCTTTCTCGCCGCGCGTGACCCACTCGGTGTGAAGCCCCTCTACTGGGTGAGGCGCGATGAGGTGACGCTCTTCGCCAGCGAACTGCGTGCCTTCGACGTCGAAGATCGCCCGCTCGTGGAGACGTTCCCGCCGGGGCACTGCTGGAGCCCGGTGGGTGGCCTGGTGCGGTTCGCCGACACCGTGCCCGCGCATGTGCGCCCCGCGCGGCGCGCGGAAGAGCCTGGCGTGTGGGAGCGCTCACTGGTGAAGTCCGTGCGCGAGGCGGTCGTGACCGCCGTGGAGAACCGCATGATGAGCGATGTCGGGGTCGGGGTGTTCCTTTCCGGCGGGCTTGATTCAGCCATCGTGGCCGCAGTGGCTGCCGAGTACGCGGCGAGACACGGCCAGCCGTTGCCTACCTTCGCGGTCGGTGCGCCCGGCAGTTCGGATCTCGCCGCCGCACGCACGGTCGCGGAGTACCTGCAGCGGCGGCACGGCAACATCGAGCACCACGAGATCGCGATGACCCCGAGGAATGCCGTCGCGGCGTTGCCGAGGGCCGTCAGGGCCATCGAGCACTTCGACCCGTCGCTGGTGCGTAGCGCCGTTCCCAATCTGCTGCTGGCCGAGTACGCCTCGCGGCGGGTACACGCCGTGTTGACCGGCGAGGGAGCGGACGAGTTGTTCGCCGGGTACGCCTACTACCACGAGGAGCCCTTCACCGACCCCGACGCGTTGCAGGCCGAACTGGTGCGCACTGTCGGGGAGTTGCACCACCTCAACCTGCAGCGTTGCGATCGCGCGTCGATGGCGTTCGGGTTGGAGGCGCGGGAACCGTTCCTGGACAGGGAGGTTGTGGAGCTGGCGCTGTCCATCCCGCCCGAACACAAGATGGTCCGGCCGGGTGTGGCGGAGAAGAAGCTGCTACGCGAGGCCTTCGAGGGTTGGTTGCCTGAGGCGATCCTGAGCAGGGGCAAGGAGCAGTTCGGGGACGGCTCGGGGGCCAAGGACGTGCTCGCGGAAGCCGTGCGCTCCTCGCCGGAGGTGGCGGCGGCCGACGGGGTGGAGCTGCGCGGTCGTGAGGAGGCGGCGTTCTACGCGATCTGGCGGGCGGAGTTCGCCGGTATCCGGCCCGAGCGCACGCTGGGCAGGTTCGCCACCACCTGA